One genomic region from Argentina anserina chromosome 2, drPotAnse1.1, whole genome shotgun sequence encodes:
- the LOC126784454 gene encoding uncharacterized protein LOC126784454 produces MTSAIGWYGPLIDLSKAALHIGDFVQLVVFIHRITPLQYKLSNGGEVIRTDIQVGDETRPFFSVSLWQKQMASTAVYGDVVLLQNVKVVKYRDVVEAKTVTQSSLHRLLHPYDSVLTKGADELIEGCRVGVVVKEKLRKVVEWVKKSDVSRLHSSRLQQRQFPRNWKLPEESEKFEDCYSISQLSRLTNSCKAVFDASVAEIFMPLAECESSGDKEDMFVSRRLTKRGDPGLVRHLICTGCRMCGLPLEVNSGNTSKQNAAALICSESSDRHHVISLIYRPFMLYVWDHSDYAPLRVKNKAAELLFGNIKAERVYSCYKEKPHDGEVDFRDPDTETSASAESNSQPKAVERVLVSCSSAVEKKSSDSEGKLDFERNMDLYRIWLILLKAMLQQRTNSPLKLVVNVNASLDRENGRFEMVSVQMPCLSTK; encoded by the exons ATGACGTCAGCGATCGGATGGTACGGGCCGCTAATCGACCTGTCGAAGGCGGCGCTTCACATCGGCGACTTCGTTCAGCTGGTGGTCTTCATCCACCGCATCACTCCTCTTCAG TATAAATTATCCAACGGCGGGGAGGTGATCCGGACGGACATCCAGGTCGGCGACGAGACGCGGCCGTTTTTCTCTGTCTCCCTGTGGCAAAAGCAGATGGCATCCACGGCCGTCTACGGCGACGTCGTTTTGCTACAAA ATGTGAAGGTAGTAAAATATCGTGATGTTGTTGAAGCTAAAACCGTCACACAGTCTTCTTTGCACCGTCTACTTCATCCTTACGATTCTGTTTTAACCAAAG GTGCCGATGAGTTGATAGAGGGGTGTCGAGTTGGTGTGGTTGTGAAGGAGAAGCTAAGAAAGGTTGTAGAGTGGGTGAAGAAGAGCGACGTTAGTCGGTTACACAGCTCTCGGCTGCAGCAGAGGCAGTTCCCTAGAAACTGGAAGCTGCCAGAGGAGAGTGAAAAGTTCGAGGATTGTTACTCAATCTCGCAGTTGTCACGTTTAACCAATTCTTGCAAGGCAGTGTTTGATGCATCTGTTGCTGAAATTTTTATGCCACTGGCTGAATGTGAGTCTTCAGGTGACAAGGAAGACATGTTTGTTAGTAGGAGATTGACTAAAAGAGGAGATCCTGGTCTGGTAAGACATCTTATCTGTACAGGTTGCCGGATGTGTGGCTTGCCCTTGGAAGTGAACAG CGGAAACACGTCTAAGCAAAATGCAGCTGCTCTGATATGTTCTGAAAGCTCGGACCGCCACCATGTTATAAGCCTCATATACAGGCCTTTCATG TTATATGTATGGGACCATTCAGATTATGCACCACTCCGAGTCAAAAACAAAGCCGCCGAGCTTTTGTTTGGAAACATAAAGGCTGAAAGAGTCTATTCGTGCTATAAGGAAAAACCACATGATggagaagttgatttcagagACCCTGACACGGAAACTAGTGCAAGTGCAGAATCCAACTCACAACCTAAAGCTGTTGAAAGAGTTCTGGTTTCTTGCTCATCAGCTGTAGAAAAAAAGAGCTCAGACTCGGAGGGAAAGCTTGATTTCGAGAGGAACATGGATTTATATAGGATTTGGTTAATTCTTCTGAAAGCTATGCTGCAGCAAAGAACAAACAGCCCTTTGAAACTCGTAGTCAATGTAAATGCTAGCTTGGATAGGGAAAATGGGAGGTTTGAGATGGTTTCTGTGCAGATGCCATGCTTGAGTACCAAGTGA